A single window of Leeuwenhoekiella sp. MAR_2009_132 DNA harbors:
- a CDS encoding FKBP-type peptidyl-prolyl cis-trans isomerase — MMNMIRNVIVAVLGLFILASCSKDDDSVEITPPRDRGEVEVESQANLKAYLNTHFYNYEEFEAKEDGFNYKIVFDTISGVNSDKTPLMSQVITEKFTYLDTEYTLYTLIAREGAGIQPTFADSTFVNYQGNVVGGDKFDSSVTPLWFDLTQVVFGFSNGLKNLKAGTQFSQNADGSVSFGNDYGIGAVFIPSGLAYFNGSGTGYSAYSDLVFTFDLYRAVEDTDDDNDGVPNWKEDINGNNFLNEIEDDSDGDNIPDYLDTDDDGDRTLTRDEIVINADGTITYTDSNNDGIPDYLDPDVN, encoded by the coding sequence ATGATGAATATGATTAGAAATGTGATTGTGGCTGTTTTAGGCCTTTTTATTTTAGCCTCGTGTAGTAAAGATGATGATTCTGTAGAAATTACTCCACCACGCGATCGGGGGGAAGTAGAGGTAGAAAGTCAGGCAAATTTAAAAGCCTATTTAAATACCCATTTTTATAATTATGAGGAATTTGAAGCTAAAGAAGATGGCTTTAATTATAAAATTGTTTTTGATACGATAAGTGGTGTTAATTCAGACAAAACGCCCTTAATGTCTCAGGTTATTACAGAAAAGTTCACGTATCTGGATACTGAGTATACCCTTTACACTTTAATAGCAAGAGAGGGTGCAGGTATACAGCCTACGTTTGCAGATTCTACCTTTGTCAATTATCAAGGTAATGTCGTGGGTGGAGATAAATTTGATAGCTCAGTAACACCGCTTTGGTTTGATTTAACGCAAGTAGTATTTGGATTTTCTAACGGTTTGAAAAATCTTAAAGCAGGTACTCAGTTTAGCCAAAATGCAGATGGCTCTGTAAGTTTTGGTAATGATTATGGTATAGGTGCTGTTTTTATTCCTAGTGGGTTAGCATATTTCAATGGTTCGGGTACTGGTTATAGCGCATACTCAGATCTTGTTTTTACATTTGACCTTTATCGAGCTGTAGAAGACACAGATGATGATAATGATGGCGTTCCCAATTGGAAAGAAGATATTAATGGAAATAATTTCTTAAACGAGATTGAAGATGATAGTGATGGTGATAATATTCCAGACTATTTAGATACAGATGATGATGGTGATCGTACACTTACGCGTGATGAAATTGTAATTAATGCAGATGGTACAATAACCTATACAGATTCTAATAATGATGGTATTCCAGACTATTTAGATCCTGATGTAAACTAA
- a CDS encoding transketolase, whose protein sequence is MPNTKQLEDFVSQVRRDIVRQVHGVNSGHPGGSLGCAEFFVALYQEVMKRKEGFDMDGKDEDLFFLSNGHISPVFYSVLARSGYFPVEELNTFRKINSRVQGHPTTHEGLPGIRIASGSLGQGMSVALGAAQTKKLNGDPNLVYSLHGDGELQEGQNWEAIMYASANKVDNLISTIDLNGQQIDGSTDHVLNMGSIRAKFEAFGWEVLDVEKGNDITAVVEGLNKAKSLTGKGKPVCILLHTIMGNGVDFMMGTHAWHGKAPSDEQLENALSQNSETLGDY, encoded by the coding sequence ATGCCAAACACAAAACAATTAGAGGATTTTGTTTCTCAGGTAAGAAGAGACATCGTAAGGCAAGTACATGGAGTGAACTCTGGTCACCCGGGAGGATCTTTAGGTTGTGCAGAATTTTTTGTCGCCTTATATCAAGAAGTAATGAAGCGTAAAGAAGGTTTTGATATGGACGGAAAAGATGAGGATTTATTCTTCTTGTCTAACGGTCATATCTCACCAGTTTTCTATAGCGTTTTGGCTAGATCTGGTTACTTTCCTGTAGAAGAATTAAATACATTCAGAAAAATAAATTCACGCGTTCAGGGTCACCCTACAACTCACGAAGGTTTACCGGGAATTCGTATTGCCTCAGGCTCACTGGGTCAGGGAATGAGTGTAGCCTTAGGTGCTGCTCAAACTAAAAAATTAAACGGAGATCCTAACTTAGTATATTCTTTACACGGTGATGGTGAACTGCAAGAAGGTCAAAACTGGGAAGCAATAATGTATGCTTCTGCAAATAAAGTTGACAACCTTATTTCTACAATAGATTTAAACGGACAACAAATAGACGGAAGTACAGATCACGTGTTAAATATGGGAAGTATTCGCGCTAAGTTTGAAGCATTTGGCTGGGAAGTTCTTGATGTTGAAAAAGGAAACGATATAACTGCTGTAGTAGAAGGCTTAAACAAAGCAAAATCATTAACAGGAAAAGGAAAACCTGTTTGTATTTTATTACATACTATAATGGGTAATGGTGTTGATTTTATGATGGGTACTCACGCATGGCACGGTAAAGCACCAAGTGATGAGCAACTTGAAAATGCATTAAGTCAAAACTCGGAAACATTAGGTGATTATTAA
- a CDS encoding shikimate kinase, whose translation MKIYLIGYMGSGKSTLGKILAAEKKMNFIDFDDYVAQKEGRSIKQIFEEKGEIYFRKRESQYLNELLIGFDNTIISLGGGTPCYGDAIDRIKAAEGTSVYINVSVGELTQRLWTQRDHRPVLKHQETQEKLEEFIRKHLFERSFYYNQATIKLLVNNRSIPELIEELKMRLF comes from the coding sequence ATGAAAATATATTTAATAGGCTATATGGGTTCCGGTAAATCTACTTTAGGGAAGATTTTAGCTGCCGAAAAAAAGATGAATTTTATAGATTTTGACGACTATGTAGCGCAAAAAGAAGGGAGATCTATTAAGCAAATCTTTGAGGAAAAAGGAGAAATCTATTTTAGAAAGCGAGAATCTCAATATTTAAATGAGCTGCTTATAGGTTTTGACAATACTATAATTAGTCTAGGTGGTGGGACACCGTGTTATGGGGACGCTATAGATCGTATTAAGGCCGCAGAAGGCACTTCGGTTTATATTAATGTAAGTGTAGGGGAATTGACCCAAAGGTTGTGGACGCAGCGGGATCACAGACCTGTTCTTAAACACCAGGAAACTCAAGAAAAGTTAGAAGAGTTTATACGTAAACATTTATTTGAACGTAGTTTTTATTACAATCAAGCCACTATAAAGCTTCTTGTAAATAATCGTTCTATACCTGAGTTGATAGAAGAATTAAAAATGCGTCTATTCTAA
- a CDS encoding DEAD/DEAH box helicase encodes MADNFKELGLSAGLIKGLTELGIINPTPIQQEVIPILLQEKTHLVGQAQTGTGKTAAYGLPILERINAKKKNIQALILCPTRELCQQVAKQLFRYTKYTDKIFTEAIYGGEKIDIQIKNLLRPTHIVVATPGRLIDLLNRKIIDLSYVNTVVLDEADEMLSMGFKQQLDEILNAVKNVDNKWLFSATMPHGIKQIVNEHMSAEAHRIQISKDVVNKNIDHKFLQCEETDKLPILLDFLKTRGDERGIIFCKTKAAATKLAKQLIAKNIAAEALQGDMLQKERDKVMRAFKNESLRLLVATDIAARGLDVQDLTFVIHYQMPDQEEYYTHRSGRTARAGKEGLSLALVTTKELRILRSYEKSLQIGFGEVKSR; translated from the coding sequence ATGGCAGACAATTTTAAAGAGCTTGGCCTAAGTGCCGGCTTGATTAAGGGACTTACAGAACTTGGGATAATAAATCCTACACCTATTCAACAAGAAGTCATTCCTATTCTATTACAGGAAAAGACCCATCTTGTGGGACAGGCGCAAACGGGAACCGGTAAAACCGCTGCTTATGGCTTACCTATTTTAGAGCGCATAAATGCTAAGAAAAAAAACATACAGGCTCTAATATTATGCCCTACACGGGAGCTGTGTCAACAAGTGGCAAAGCAATTGTTTAGGTATACAAAATATACAGATAAGATATTCACTGAAGCTATTTACGGAGGTGAAAAAATAGATATTCAAATCAAAAATTTGTTGCGTCCCACACATATCGTAGTAGCTACGCCGGGAAGACTTATAGATTTGCTAAACCGAAAAATAATTGATCTTTCTTACGTGAATACTGTTGTACTTGACGAAGCAGATGAGATGTTGAGTATGGGATTTAAGCAGCAATTAGATGAGATTTTAAATGCTGTAAAAAATGTAGATAATAAATGGTTATTTTCTGCAACGATGCCGCACGGAATTAAGCAGATTGTAAACGAGCACATGTCTGCTGAAGCGCATCGTATTCAAATAAGTAAAGATGTGGTGAATAAGAATATAGACCATAAATTTTTGCAATGCGAAGAAACAGATAAGTTGCCTATACTGCTAGATTTTTTAAAAACAAGAGGCGATGAGCGCGGTATTATTTTTTGTAAAACTAAAGCGGCAGCGACGAAGTTAGCAAAGCAACTCATAGCAAAAAATATAGCTGCAGAAGCCTTGCAGGGTGATATGCTGCAAAAAGAGCGCGATAAAGTAATGCGTGCTTTTAAGAATGAAAGTTTACGTCTTCTGGTTGCTACAGATATAGCAGCACGAGGTCTTGATGTACAGGATTTGACTTTTGTAATTCATTACCAAATGCCAGATCAGGAAGAATACTATACCCATAGAAGTGGTAGAACGGCCAGAGCCGGTAAAGAGGGTCTTTCTCTTGCTTTAGTGACTACTAAAGAGCTGCGTATCTTGCGTAGTTATGAAAAGTCTTTGCAAATAGGCTTTGGAGAAGTTAAAAGTAGATAG
- a CDS encoding SDR family oxidoreductase, translated as MNTSKENILVAGANGTTGKQIISYLKESQYYNPVAMVRKEEQQEQFKIQNVDTVLGDLEKDLSHVVEGIDKVIFAAGSGGSTGPEKTTAVDQEGAKSLIDVSKKAGIKKFVMLSSINADKPETGGDLEHYLEAKQNADNHLKNSGLLYSIVRPGTLKNDKGTRKITAAEKVDMGKITRDDVAYTLVHVLNDDIAQNAVFEMIEGDERIEDALKAF; from the coding sequence ATGAATACGAGTAAAGAGAATATTTTAGTTGCAGGAGCAAACGGTACAACCGGAAAGCAAATTATAAGTTATTTAAAAGAATCTCAATACTACAACCCGGTTGCCATGGTACGTAAAGAAGAGCAACAGGAGCAATTTAAAATACAAAATGTTGATACGGTGCTGGGTGATTTAGAAAAAGATCTTTCACACGTTGTAGAAGGTATTGATAAAGTAATTTTTGCGGCAGGTTCTGGAGGAAGTACAGGTCCCGAAAAAACAACTGCTGTTGATCAGGAAGGAGCAAAAAGTTTAATAGATGTTTCTAAAAAGGCTGGTATTAAAAAGTTTGTAATGTTGAGTTCAATAAATGCAGATAAACCTGAAACAGGAGGAGATTTAGAACATTATCTTGAAGCCAAACAAAATGCAGATAACCACTTAAAAAATAGCGGTTTATTATACAGTATCGTGCGCCCGGGAACTTTAAAAAATGATAAGGGCACTCGAAAAATTACGGCTGCAGAAAAAGTTGACATGGGCAAAATTACTCGTGATGATGTTGCATATACACTAGTCCATGTTTTAAATGACGATATTGCGCAAAATGCAGTTTTTGAAATGATTGAGGGTGATGAGCGTATTGAAGATGCTTTAAAAGCTTTTTAA
- a CDS encoding ChaN family lipoprotein: MRLLLIYSFLILLNCKTAQSQNKPAYQLFNAEGKKVTYRAMLDSLKNQKDIILFGEMHDNPIVHWLELEVTKDLAETKNLTLGAEMIETDNQTAVNAYLKDSLSIKEFTSSARLWVNHKTDYQPLIDFAKAKNLKFIATNIPRIYASRVYKQGFEILDSLPPTEKQFIAPLPILFEPNLPRYKEILKMMGEHGSPQLVMAQAIKDATMAHFILKNLENDHVFIHYNGSFHSDYHEGILWYLKQEAPDHKYVTITSVSQEKLETLEDSYINQADFIIVIDADMTTTY, encoded by the coding sequence ATGCGTTTACTTCTAATTTATAGCTTTTTAATACTTCTTAACTGCAAAACAGCGCAATCTCAAAACAAGCCTGCTTATCAATTATTTAATGCTGAAGGTAAAAAAGTAACCTATCGAGCGATGCTTGATTCTTTAAAAAATCAAAAAGACATTATTTTATTTGGTGAAATGCACGACAACCCTATCGTGCATTGGTTAGAATTAGAAGTAACAAAAGATTTAGCCGAAACAAAAAACCTCACATTAGGCGCAGAAATGATTGAAACAGATAATCAAACTGCAGTCAATGCCTATTTAAAAGATAGTCTTAGTATTAAAGAGTTTACCAGTTCTGCCCGCCTCTGGGTTAATCATAAAACGGATTACCAGCCGCTTATTGATTTTGCTAAAGCCAAAAATTTAAAATTTATTGCAACAAATATCCCACGTATCTATGCAAGTAGGGTATATAAACAGGGATTTGAAATTTTAGACAGTTTACCTCCTACTGAAAAACAATTTATAGCTCCCTTACCTATCTTATTTGAGCCTAATTTACCCCGTTACAAAGAAATTTTAAAAATGATGGGAGAGCACGGTAGTCCACAATTAGTGATGGCTCAGGCGATAAAAGATGCTACAATGGCTCATTTCATCTTAAAAAATCTAGAAAATGATCACGTATTTATACATTACAATGGCTCTTTTCATAGTGATTATCACGAAGGCATATTGTGGTACCTAAAACAGGAAGCTCCTGATCATAAATATGTGACAATCACAAGCGTTTCTCAGGAAAAACTAGAAACATTAGAAGATAGTTACATCAATCAAGCCGATTTTATTATCGTAATTGATGCAGATATGACCACCACGTATTAG
- a CDS encoding outer membrane beta-barrel protein has product MKNLFLGILFLAAGAAHAQSDPGFGIKAGLNYGGTGDISDSAKNAYENPSSDIGYHVGVFGRTGDKLYFRPELVYTKLNSTYEDSDFSMQKLDAPLLIGYEVFGPLNVFAGPSLQYILDTDYDGLTLGDVKNDFTVGLNVGAGVSLGKLGIDLRYERGFGDNEAEFLDTNGIITNGSRIDTRPDQLILSLSLNL; this is encoded by the coding sequence ATGAAGAATTTATTTTTAGGAATTTTATTTTTAGCTGCCGGTGCAGCACACGCTCAATCAGACCCGGGCTTTGGTATAAAAGCAGGTCTTAACTATGGCGGAACGGGGGACATAAGTGACTCTGCAAAGAATGCATACGAGAATCCAAGTAGTGATATAGGCTATCACGTAGGAGTTTTTGGACGTACCGGAGACAAACTCTACTTTAGACCAGAACTTGTTTATACTAAGCTTAATTCTACTTATGAAGATTCAGATTTTAGTATGCAAAAATTAGACGCACCTTTATTAATAGGTTACGAAGTTTTTGGTCCACTTAATGTATTTGCAGGACCTTCATTGCAATATATACTAGACACAGACTATGATGGCCTTACTTTAGGAGATGTAAAAAATGATTTTACAGTAGGGCTTAATGTTGGAGCCGGAGTTTCTCTGGGTAAACTAGGAATTGATTTACGTTATGAACGAGGCTTTGGAGATAACGAAGCAGAGTTTTTAGACACTAACGGAATAATTACTAATGGATCTCGCATAGATACACGACCAGACCAATTGATCTTAAGTTTATCGCTAAACCTATAA
- a CDS encoding TetR/AcrR family transcriptional regulator encodes MNELLKNIRITINEGIYLKDPESSKLGKRIIEDGILLIDELGFDNFTFKKLGDRIQSNESSIYRYFENKHKFLVYLTSWYWGWKEYQLVFATVNITNANEKLTKAIEILTRRVEQDQLFSHINEVALSKIVINEYSKSYLTKEVDNENKEGYFVIYKRLSSRLKTMISDVNSNYPYPASLASTIMAGSLHQHFLIDHFTSLTDCNASTSPSQYFIHLTSTLLNS; translated from the coding sequence ATGAATGAGTTACTCAAAAATATTAGGATCACCATTAATGAAGGGATCTATTTAAAGGACCCAGAGTCCTCAAAATTAGGTAAACGCATCATTGAGGACGGCATTCTACTTATTGATGAATTAGGTTTTGATAATTTTACCTTTAAAAAACTAGGTGATCGCATTCAATCTAATGAAAGCTCTATTTATAGATATTTTGAAAATAAACACAAGTTTCTGGTTTATCTCACCTCATGGTATTGGGGATGGAAAGAATATCAGTTGGTATTTGCAACGGTAAACATCACAAATGCCAATGAAAAACTAACAAAGGCCATAGAGATTCTTACCCGAAGGGTTGAACAAGATCAATTATTCTCGCATATTAATGAGGTTGCTCTAAGCAAAATTGTTATAAACGAGTACTCAAAATCTTACTTAACAAAGGAGGTTGATAATGAAAATAAAGAAGGTTATTTTGTAATCTACAAACGCTTATCTAGCCGTTTAAAAACGATGATAAGTGATGTAAACTCAAACTACCCATATCCTGCAAGTTTAGCGAGCACTATAATGGCAGGATCTCTACATCAGCATTTTTTAATAGACCATTTTACTTCTTTAACAGATTGTAATGCCAGCACATCGCCATCTCAGTATTTTATACATCTTACCTCAACACT
- a CDS encoding phosphoribosyltransferase family protein, whose protein sequence is MKTAVQTILNHEDIQNKIRRIAYQIYESNVNEKELILAGVAQNGYVIAERLKVILEDISDLNCTLCKVTMNKTAPQGTVTTSLTESEYQNKSLVLIDDVLNSGTTLIYGVKHFLDVPLKQFKTAVLVNRNHKKYPVKADYKGISLSTSLQERVKVRFKPGKDSAILE, encoded by the coding sequence ATGAAAACTGCCGTACAAACAATTCTTAATCATGAAGATATTCAAAATAAAATACGCAGAATTGCCTATCAGATTTACGAAAGCAATGTAAATGAGAAAGAACTCATTTTAGCAGGAGTTGCGCAAAACGGTTATGTAATTGCAGAACGTTTAAAAGTTATTTTAGAAGATATTTCTGACCTCAACTGTACGCTCTGTAAGGTTACTATGAATAAAACTGCACCTCAAGGAACGGTTACAACCTCACTTACAGAAAGCGAATATCAAAATAAATCTTTAGTACTTATTGACGATGTCTTAAACTCGGGTACAACTTTAATCTATGGGGTTAAACATTTTCTCGATGTCCCGCTCAAGCAATTTAAAACGGCAGTGCTCGTAAACCGAAATCATAAAAAATATCCTGTAAAGGCAGATTATAAAGGCATTTCACTAAGCACATCACTACAAGAGCGAGTTAAGGTTAGATTTAAACCTGGCAAAGATTCTGCTATATTAGAATAG
- a CDS encoding transketolase family protein: MKKYINSGNIDTRSGFGAGMDELGKTHENVVALCADLTGSLKLNDFEKNHPERFFQTGIAEANMIGMAAGMTIGGKIPYATTFANFATGRVYDQIRQSVAYSGKNVKICASHAGLTLGEDGATHQILEDLGLMKMLPGMTVINTCDYNQTKAATIAIADHDGPVYLRFGRPSVANFTEKDGKFEIGKALHLLDGSDVTIIATGHLVWEAIKAAEELNEKGISAEVINIHTIKPLDEEAILNSVKKTRCIVTCEEHNFLGGLGESVARVLATNDPAPQEFVATHDTFGESGTPAELMEKYGLNTKSIIEAVNKVLTRK, translated from the coding sequence ATGAAAAAATATATAAACTCAGGAAATATAGATACACGTTCAGGTTTTGGTGCGGGTATGGATGAACTCGGAAAGACTCACGAAAATGTGGTTGCTCTTTGTGCAGACCTTACCGGTTCTTTAAAACTGAATGACTTTGAAAAAAATCACCCCGAACGTTTTTTTCAGACGGGTATCGCTGAAGCTAATATGATAGGTATGGCTGCGGGTATGACTATAGGTGGTAAAATACCTTATGCTACTACTTTTGCAAACTTTGCTACAGGTCGTGTTTACGATCAGATACGTCAAAGTGTGGCATACTCTGGTAAAAACGTAAAAATATGTGCCTCTCACGCTGGTCTTACCTTAGGTGAAGATGGTGCTACGCATCAAATTCTTGAAGATTTAGGATTAATGAAAATGTTACCAGGTATGACCGTAATCAATACTTGTGATTACAATCAAACCAAAGCAGCCACTATCGCGATCGCAGATCACGATGGACCTGTTTATTTACGTTTTGGTCGTCCTAGCGTAGCAAATTTCACAGAAAAAGATGGGAAATTTGAAATAGGAAAAGCGTTGCATTTACTTGACGGTTCTGATGTAACTATTATTGCTACCGGTCACTTAGTCTGGGAAGCCATTAAAGCTGCTGAAGAATTAAATGAAAAAGGAATTAGCGCTGAAGTTATAAACATTCACACCATTAAGCCGCTAGACGAAGAAGCAATCTTAAATTCTGTGAAGAAAACCAGATGTATTGTAACCTGTGAAGAGCATAATTTTTTGGGTGGTTTAGGCGAAAGCGTTGCGCGCGTACTTGCTACTAATGACCCTGCTCCTCAGGAATTTGTGGCAACTCACGATACTTTTGGCGAAAGCGGTACTCCTGCTGAACTTATGGAAAAATATGGTTTAAATACTAAATCTATTATTGAAGCCGTTAATAAGGTGCTGACAAGAAAGTAA
- a CDS encoding RNA-binding S4 domain-containing protein gives MRVDKYLWCIRYFKSRSIATNACKKGQVKINDVAVKPSREVFPSDTIQVRKNQVDYVLEVIEHPPSRVGAKLVGLYVIDKTPAENLEKLDLLKYSKDYYRKRGTGRPTKKDRRDLDDFQDTDDFFEDVE, from the coding sequence ATGCGAGTTGACAAATATTTGTGGTGTATACGGTACTTTAAATCACGTTCTATAGCTACGAATGCCTGCAAAAAAGGACAGGTTAAAATTAATGATGTTGCAGTTAAACCTTCACGAGAGGTTTTTCCGTCAGACACTATACAGGTTAGAAAAAATCAGGTTGACTATGTTCTTGAAGTCATAGAGCACCCGCCCAGCCGTGTGGGCGCTAAACTTGTAGGTCTATATGTTATAGATAAAACACCTGCAGAAAATCTGGAAAAACTAGACCTCCTTAAATATTCTAAAGATTATTACCGCAAACGCGGAACAGGGCGACCTACTAAGAAAGATCGTAGGGATCTCGATGATTTTCAGGATACAGATGATTTTTTTGAAGATGTTGAATAA
- the tgt gene encoding tRNA guanosine(34) transglycosylase Tgt yields MQFNLLNTDAGSQARAGTLTTDHGTIETPIFMPVGTVGTVKGVHQRELREDINPDIILGNTYHLYLRPQIEVLEKAGGLHKFMNWDRNILTDSGGYQVYSLSANRKIKEEGVKFKSHIDGSMHLFTPERVMEIQRSIGADIIMAFDECTPYPCDYNYAKRSMHMTHRWLDRCINHLDKTPVKYGYDQAFFPIVQGSTYKDLRKQSAEYIANAGAVGNAIGGLSVGEPAEEMYAMTEIVTAILPKEKPRYLMGVGTPINILENIALGIDMFDCVMPTRNGRNGTLFTQHGTINIKNKKWEADFSPLDPDGTTWVDQEYSKAYVRHLFSVNEILGRQIGTIHNLGFYMWLVREARKHIIAGDFYSWKEKMVKQMDKRL; encoded by the coding sequence ATGCAATTTAATCTTCTTAATACTGACGCAGGCAGTCAAGCACGCGCAGGTACCCTTACAACAGATCACGGCACTATTGAAACTCCTATTTTTATGCCGGTAGGCACAGTAGGTACGGTTAAAGGTGTACATCAACGAGAGCTTAGAGAAGATATCAACCCTGATATCATTCTGGGTAACACCTATCATTTATACCTGCGTCCTCAAATAGAGGTTCTCGAGAAGGCCGGTGGTTTACATAAGTTTATGAACTGGGATCGTAATATCTTGACAGATAGTGGCGGTTACCAGGTATATTCTCTTTCTGCAAATCGCAAGATTAAAGAAGAAGGTGTGAAGTTTAAATCACATATAGACGGGTCTATGCACCTGTTTACACCAGAGCGCGTGATGGAAATTCAGCGCAGTATAGGTGCAGATATTATTATGGCATTTGATGAATGTACTCCCTATCCTTGTGATTATAATTATGCAAAACGATCTATGCATATGACGCACCGCTGGTTAGATCGTTGTATTAATCATCTTGATAAGACGCCGGTTAAATACGGTTATGATCAGGCGTTTTTTCCTATTGTACAGGGGAGTACTTATAAAGATTTAAGAAAACAATCTGCGGAATATATAGCAAATGCAGGAGCGGTAGGGAATGCGATAGGCGGACTCTCAGTAGGGGAGCCTGCTGAAGAAATGTATGCAATGACCGAAATTGTTACTGCAATTCTTCCGAAGGAAAAACCGCGATACCTTATGGGTGTAGGTACACCTATAAATATTTTAGAAAATATTGCGTTAGGTATAGATATGTTTGACTGTGTGATGCCAACCCGTAATGGTAGAAATGGTACTTTATTTACGCAACACGGTACCATTAATATTAAGAACAAGAAGTGGGAAGCAGATTTCTCACCATTAGATCCAGATGGGACGACCTGGGTAGATCAAGAATATTCTAAAGCTTATGTACGTCATCTTTTTAGTGTAAATGAGATTCTGGGAAGACAAATAGGAACGATACATAACTTAGGCTTTTATATGTGGCTGGTACGTGAGGCACGTAAACATATTATCGCGGGAGATTTTTATTCCTGGAAAGAAAAAATGGTGAAACAAATGGACAAAAGGTTGTAA
- a CDS encoding methyltransferase domain-containing protein, giving the protein MLNKNYWESRYVEQNTGWDIGYASDPLAAYFDQLTQKDLKILIPGAGFGHEAIYLYKQGFTNVTVLDFSASALQNLKTHLPDVPDSQFIEGDFFEHSETHDLVIEQTFFCALDPDLRSDYARHMSQLLKPSGKIVGLLFNFPLTEKGPPFGGSLSEYQKLFSEVFTIKKLEPCYNSIKPRQGNELFFIFESKQQPAN; this is encoded by the coding sequence ATGTTGAATAAAAACTATTGGGAAAGCAGGTATGTCGAGCAAAATACCGGTTGGGATATAGGGTACGCCTCAGATCCGTTAGCTGCATATTTTGACCAATTAACACAAAAAGATCTCAAAATTTTAATTCCGGGAGCTGGCTTTGGTCACGAGGCAATATATTTATATAAACAAGGCTTTACCAATGTGACTGTGTTAGATTTTTCTGCTTCAGCATTACAAAACCTAAAGACTCATTTACCTGATGTACCAGATTCGCAGTTTATAGAAGGTGATTTCTTTGAGCATTCTGAAACCCATGATCTTGTTATTGAGCAAACTTTTTTTTGTGCACTAGACCCAGATTTACGATCAGATTACGCACGACATATGTCTCAATTATTAAAACCTTCCGGAAAAATTGTGGGATTACTTTTCAATTTTCCGCTTACAGAAAAAGGCCCACCCTTTGGAGGAAGTCTGTCTGAATATCAAAAGTTATTTTCCGAAGTGTTTACTATAAAAAAATTAGAGCCTTGTTATAATTCTATAAAACCTCGTCAAGGCAACGAACTCTTTTTTATATTTGAAAGCAAACAGCAACCCGCTAATTAA
- the trxA gene encoding thioredoxin encodes MKTTFGNLTESSTPVLIDFYATWCGPCQTLAPILEDVKKDLGEKVKIIKVDVDKNQALAQKFQVRGVPTLMLFKNGKQLWRQSGVLTRADLKQVIENHS; translated from the coding sequence ATGAAAACAACCTTTGGCAATTTAACCGAATCATCAACACCGGTGTTGATTGATTTTTATGCGACTTGGTGTGGCCCCTGCCAGACCCTTGCTCCTATACTTGAAGATGTAAAAAAAGATTTAGGCGAAAAAGTAAAAATCATTAAGGTTGATGTAGATAAAAATCAGGCACTCGCTCAAAAATTTCAAGTGCGTGGTGTTCCCACCCTAATGCTTTTTAAAAATGGTAAACAACTTTGGCGACAAAGTGGAGTGCTTACCAGAGCAGATCTAAAACAGGTCATAGAAAACCATTCCTAA